In the genome of Nocardioides sp. NBC_00368, the window CGGTCGGCGAGCGGACCGAAGACGATCATCGAGACCGGCATCGCCACCGACATCACGATCCCGTAGAACCCGAACACCCGGCCGCGCATCGAGTCCTCGACCTGCTCCTGCAGGACCGTGGCGGCCGGCACCAACAGCGTCTGGAAGAGGATGCAGATCACCAGGCCGGCGACCGAGAACACCCAGAAGTCGGTCGAGACACCCAGCCCGACGACGAGCAGCCCGACGCCGACGGAGGCAGCCACCATCAGCCGCACCCGGCGCTTCACCTTGGGCCCGAAGACGGCCATCATCGCCCCGCCGACGACCATCCCGACGCTCCAGAACAGCTCGTTGACGCTCAGCATCCAGACCTCGTCGCCGAAGCTGCGCGTGATCATCAGCGGCGTGAGGTGCGCCGGCGCGCCGGCCATGAACATGACGACCGCCACGAGCCCCATCACCCACCGCACCGAGGCGTTGCCCCGGACGTACCGGAGACCGGCGGCGAGGTCGCCGAAGTAGCTCACCGGCCCCGAGGCGCCCGTCGGGCGAACCGTCCGCGCCACCGGCACCAGCAGAAGCAGGAGTACGCCGGCCGCGGCTGTGACGACGTCGATGAAGAAGACCGCGACGATGCCGGTGGTCGCGTAGATCGCGGCGGCCACCGCGGGGGCGAACAGCATCATCCCCGACTGGATCGTCTGCTGGGCTCCGTTGACCCGCATCAGATGCTCGGCCGGCACCAGCTGCGGGAGCATCGCGTTGACCGCCGGTCCCTGGATCCCGGCCAGCGCCGAGCGGACCGCCATCGCGACGAAGATCATCCACAGGTCACCGACCCCGCTGAGCATCAGCAGTGCGAGCACCAGGGTGGCCACCGCGATCGTCGAGTCGGCCCCGATGATGAGCAGCTTGCGCGAGTGCCGGTCGGCCCAGACGCCGCCGAAGACCGACACGACCGCCTGCGGGAGCATCCCGGCCGCCACGCTCAGGGTCAGCACCGCGGCCGACCCGGTCTCGACCGTGAGGTGCCACATCACCGCGTACGCGACGATCATCGAGCCCAACGACGACACCGTCTGGCCGCCGAGGAAGATCAGCAGATTCCGCTTCCATCGATCCGACATCGCAACCACTCCCGCATCAGGTGGGCCGCCGTGTCGGCCCTTCACCCATGCCACGAACGACCCGGGTCCGTTTCGACAGTCGCGGAGACGGCTATCCGGATGCGGGGTCGAAGTCGAACGCCGGAAGCCCGTCGAGACTGGCCAGGTTCTTCCGGCGCCGATACTCGGCCGACCCCTCGACCCCCTTGCGCTCGAAGTATGCCGGGAGCAGGTCGCGCTCGCCGACGTACGACATCAGCGGGACCGCGAAGCCGCAGGAGTCCGAGACCCGCTCGATGTCCACGACGACGACCGCTCGGGCGCCCGGCAGGTCGGTGAAGCGGCCGGCCAGATCGGCGTACTCCTCCTCGTAGCGGGTCACCACCCGGCCCCGACCGTGGAGGCGGACGATGTTGGGCGCCCCGTCGAAGGCGCAGAACATCACCGTGATCCGGCCGTTCTCCCGCAGGTGCGCGATCGTCTCGCTGCCGCTCCCGGTGCCGTCGACCCATGCGAAGGTGAGCTCGTCGAGCATCCCGAAGGTGCCCGGGATGCCGCGGGGCGACAGGTTGACGTGACCCTCACCGGAGAGCGGCGCGGTGGCCACGAAGAAGACGACCTGCCGGTCGACGAACTCCCGCAGGCGTCCTTCGACGCGTGCGTGAACCTTTCCCATCGCCGGTTACTCGGGCATGTTGCGGTAGGCGCCGTCGGAGGCCGAGGTGGCCATCGAGGCGTAGGCCCGCAGAGCCGCGGAGACCTTGCGGTCGCGGTTGGCCGGCGTGTAGGGCTTCTCACGCTTCTCCTGCGCCACGCGACGCTCGTCGAGGACGATGTCGTCGACGTCGAGCGAGATCGAGCGGTTCGGGATGTCGATGGAGATCTGGTCGCCGTCCTCGATGAGCGCGATCAGGCCGCCACCGGCCGCCTCCGGGGAGACATGGCCGATCGAGAGCCCCGAGGTGCCACCGGAGAAGCGACCGTCGGTGATCAGCGCGCACTTCTGTCCCAGGCCGCGACCCTTGAGGAACGAGGTCGGGTAGAGCATCTCCTGCATGCCCGGCCCACCCTTCGGACCCTCGTAGCGGATCACCACGACGTGGCCGGCCTCGACCTTCTTGGCGAGGATGCCCTCGACCGCGGCGTCCTGGGACTCGAAGACGATCGCGGTGCCGGTGAAGGTCAGGCACTCCTCGGGCACGCCGGCCGTCTTCACGACGCAGCCGTCGGGCGCGATGTTGCCCGACAGGATCGCCAGGCCGCCGTCGGCGGAGTAGGCGTGCTCGAAGTCGCGGATGCAGCCCTCGGCGGCGTCGGTGTCGAGGCTGGCCCAGAGGTTCTCGGTGGAGAACGCCTCGGTCGTACGCACCCCGCCCGGCGCCGCGAGGAACAGGTCGAGTGCCTCCTGGCTGGGGTTCTCGGCGCGGATGTCCCATGTGCCCAGCCACTCCTCGACGTTCGCGGAGTGGATGGTGTGGACGTCCGTGTTGAGGGCGCCACCGCGGAGCAGCTCGCCGAGCAGCGCGGGGATGCCGCCGGCCCGGTGGACGTCCTCCATGTGGTACTTCGGGCTGTTGGGGGCGACCTTGCTCAGGCACGGGACCCGCCGCGAGATCGCGTCGATGTCGTGCACGTTGAAGTCGAGCTCGGCCTCACGGGCGGCCGCGAGCAGGTGCAGCACGGTGTTGGTCGAGCCGCCCATGGCGACGTCGAGCGCGACCGCGTTCTCGAAGGCGCTGCGGTTGGCGATGTTCCGCGGCAGGACCGACTCGTCGCCCTCCTCGTAGTAGCGGCGGCACAGCTCGACGATGGTCCGTCCCGCCTCCTCGAACAGCGCACGGCGCTTGGCGTGGGTGGCCAGCGTCGACCCGTTGCCCGGCAGGCTCAGGCCGATGGCCTCGGTGAGGCAGTTCATCGAGTTGGCGGTGAACATGCCGCTGCAGGAGCCGCACGTCGGACAGGCGGAGCGCTCGACCGTGTCGAGCAGCTCGTCGCTGACGGCCTCGTTGACCGAGAGCACCATCGCGTCGA includes:
- the ilvD gene encoding dihydroxy-acid dehydratase, which codes for MPTLRSATSTSGRNMAGARALWRATGMTDDDFGKPIIAIANSFTEFVPGHVHLRDLGKIVAEKIQEAGGVAKEFNTIAVDDGIAMGHAGMLYSLPSRELIADAVEYMVEAHRADAIVCISNCDKITPGMLLASLRLNIPVVFVSGGPMEAGKTVAVEGLVHDKLDLVDAMVLSVNEAVSDELLDTVERSACPTCGSCSGMFTANSMNCLTEAIGLSLPGNGSTLATHAKRRALFEEAGRTIVELCRRYYEEGDESVLPRNIANRSAFENAVALDVAMGGSTNTVLHLLAAAREAELDFNVHDIDAISRRVPCLSKVAPNSPKYHMEDVHRAGGIPALLGELLRGGALNTDVHTIHSANVEEWLGTWDIRAENPSQEALDLFLAAPGGVRTTEAFSTENLWASLDTDAAEGCIRDFEHAYSADGGLAILSGNIAPDGCVVKTAGVPEECLTFTGTAIVFESQDAAVEGILAKKVEAGHVVVIRYEGPKGGPGMQEMLYPTSFLKGRGLGQKCALITDGRFSGGTSGLSIGHVSPEAAGGGLIALIEDGDQISIDIPNRSISLDVDDIVLDERRVAQEKREKPYTPANRDRKVSAALRAYASMATSASDGAYRNMPE
- a CDS encoding MFS transporter → MSDRWKRNLLIFLGGQTVSSLGSMIVAYAVMWHLTVETGSAAVLTLSVAAGMLPQAVVSVFGGVWADRHSRKLLIIGADSTIAVATLVLALLMLSGVGDLWMIFVAMAVRSALAGIQGPAVNAMLPQLVPAEHLMRVNGAQQTIQSGMMLFAPAVAAAIYATTGIVAVFFIDVVTAAAGVLLLLLVPVARTVRPTGASGPVSYFGDLAAGLRYVRGNASVRWVMGLVAVVMFMAGAPAHLTPLMITRSFGDEVWMLSVNELFWSVGMVVGGAMMAVFGPKVKRRVRLMVAASVGVGLLVVGLGVSTDFWVFSVAGLVICILFQTLLVPAATVLQEQVEDSMRGRVFGFYGIVMSVAMPVSMIVFGPLADRFAVESVMVLAGVLLLACLIGMLALGSARRSLATVDAVDAAVS
- a CDS encoding pyridoxamine 5'-phosphate oxidase family protein, producing MGKVHARVEGRLREFVDRQVVFFVATAPLSGEGHVNLSPRGIPGTFGMLDELTFAWVDGTGSGSETIAHLRENGRITVMFCAFDGAPNIVRLHGRGRVVTRYEEEYADLAGRFTDLPGARAVVVVDIERVSDSCGFAVPLMSYVGERDLLPAYFERKGVEGSAEYRRRKNLASLDGLPAFDFDPASG